Proteins encoded by one window of Arabidopsis thaliana chromosome 2, partial sequence:
- a CDS encoding Defensin-like (DEFL) family protein (Defensin-like (DEFL) family protein; LOCATED IN: endomembrane system; BEST Arabidopsis thaliana protein match is: Defensin-like (DEFL) family protein (TAIR:AT2G22807.1); Has 35333 Blast hits to 34131 proteins in 2444 species: Archae - 798; Bacteria - 22429; Metazoa - 974; Fungi - 991; Plants - 531; Viruses - 0; Other Eukaryotes - 9610 (source: NCBI BLink).) — MKMAKSANEIGFITCLVVFLVLTGQSNGMSNGMPRTVPCIEGRILWNRTLPCSSILCGDHCVPHGYRAGTCDIVNDRAICKCSRCR; from the exons atgaaaatggctAAATCTGCAAATGAGATTGGTTTCATCACTTGCCTGGTAGTTTTCTTAGTGTTAACAG GACAATCGAATGGAATGTCGAATGGAATGCCTCGGACGGTGCCATGCATAGAAGGTCGAATCTTATGGAATAGGACTCTTCCTTGTAGTTCCATACTGTGTGGAGATCATTGCGTTCCACACGGTTATAGAGCCGGCACATGTGACATTGTCAACGATAGGGCAATATGCAAATGTTCTCGTTGCAGATGA
- a CDS encoding Defensin-like (DEFL) family protein (Defensin-like (DEFL) family protein; LOCATED IN: endomembrane system; BEST Arabidopsis thaliana protein match is: Defensin-like (DEFL) family protein (TAIR:AT2G22805.1); Has 35333 Blast hits to 34131 proteins in 2444 species: Archae - 798; Bacteria - 22429; Metazoa - 974; Fungi - 991; Plants - 531; Viruses - 0; Other Eukaryotes - 9610 (source: NCBI BLink).) has translation MKMAKAAATNDFGFITCLVIFLVLAGISNGMRMTQKVSCIEGRTLWARPPKFFYCSSTLCEDNCINTGAYRGGTCDMEDEVAICRCHRCKKII, from the exons ATGAAAATGGCTAAAGCTGCAGCTACgaatgattttggtttcatcaCTTGCTTGGTGATTTTCTTGGTGTTAGCAG gAATATCAAATGGAATGAGAATGACTCAGAAGGTGTCGTGTATAGAAGGTCGAACCTTATGGGCGAGGCCTcctaagtttttttattgtagTTCTACTCTATGTGAAGATAATTGCATTAATACTGGTGCTTATAGAGGCGGCACATGTGACATGGAGGACGAAGTGGCAATATGCAGATGTCATCGTTGTAAAAAGATaatatag
- a CDS encoding Defensin-like (DEFL) family protein, giving the protein MMFEPCQRISNGMRMTQKVSCIEGRTLWARPPKFFYCSSTLCEDNCINTGAYRGGTCDMEDEVAICRCHRCKKII; this is encoded by the exons ATGATGTTCGAACCTTGCCAAA gAATATCAAATGGAATGAGAATGACTCAGAAGGTGTCGTGTATAGAAGGTCGAACCTTATGGGCGAGGCCTcctaagtttttttattgtagTTCTACTCTATGTGAAGATAATTGCATTAATACTGGTGCTTATAGAGGCGGCACATGTGACATGGAGGACGAAGTGGCAATATGCAGATGTCATCGTTGTAAAAAGATaatatag
- the ACS4 gene encoding 1-aminocyclopropane-1-carboxylate synthase 4 (1-aminocyclopropane-1-carboxylate synthase 4 (ACS4); CONTAINS InterPro DOMAIN/s: 1-aminocyclopropane-1-carboxylate synthase (InterPro:IPR001176), Pyridoxal phosphate-dependent transferase, major domain (InterPro:IPR015424), Aminotransferase, class I/classII (InterPro:IPR004839), Aminotransferases, class-I, pyridoxal-phosphate-binding site (InterPro:IPR004838), Pyridoxal phosphate-dependent transferase, major region, subdomain 1 (InterPro:IPR015421), Pyridoxal phosphate-dependent transferase, major region, subdomain 2 (InterPro:IPR015422); BEST Arabidopsis thaliana protein match is: 1-amino-cyclopropane-1-carboxylate synthase 8 (TAIR:AT4G37770.1); Has 28174 Blast hits to 28171 proteins in 2873 species: Archae - 784; Bacteria - 19102; Metazoa - 651; Fungi - 724; Plants - 1302; Viruses - 0; Other Eukaryotes - 5611 (source: NCBI BLink).) — protein sequence MVQLSRKATCNSHGQVSSYFLGWEEYEKNPYDVTKNPQGIIQMGLAENQLCFDLLESWLAQNTDAACFKRDGQSVFRELALFQDYHGLSSFKNAFADFMSENRGNRVSFDSNNLVLTAGATSANETLMFCLADPGDAFLLPTPYYPGFDRDLKWRTGVEIVPIQSSSTNGFRITKLALEEAYEQAKKLDLNVKGILITNPSNPLGTTTTQTELNILFDFITKNKNIHLVSDEIYSGTVFNSSEFISVMEILKNNQLENTDVLNRVHIVCSLSKDLGLPGFRVGAIYSNDKDVISAATKMSSFGLVSSQTQYLLSSLLSDKKFTKNYLRENQKRLKNRQRKLVLGLEAIGIKCLKSNAGLFCWVDMRPLLRSKTFEAEMDLWKKIVYEVKLNISPGSSCHCEEPGWFRVCFANMIDETLKLALKRLKMLVDDENSSRRCQKSKSERLNGSRKKTMSNVSNWVFRLSFHDREAEER from the exons atggttCAATTGTCAAGAAAAGCTACATGCAACAGCCATGGCCAAGTCTCTTCGTATTTCCTTGGTTGGGAAGAGTACGAGAAGAATCCTTACGACGTTACCAAGAACCCTCAAGGCATTATCCAGATGGGTCTTGCGGAAAATCAg CTATGCTTTGATCTACTAGAGTCATGGCTTGCACAAAACACAGACGCAGCCTGTTTCAAGAGAGATGGCCAGTCTGTTTTCCGGGAACTCGCTCTCTTTCAAGACTACCATGGCCTCTCTTCCTTCAAAAAT GCCTTTGCTGATTTCATGTCAGAAAATAGAGGAAATcgagtttcttttgattcaaaCAACCTTGTGCTCACTGCTGGAGCCACTTCCGCAAACGAGACTCTAATGTTTTGTCTTGCAGATCCCGGTGACGCTTTCTTGCTTCCCACGCCATATTATCCAGG GTTTGATAGGGATCTAAAATGGCGAACCGGGGTTGAGATTGTACCAATCCAAAGCTCAAGTACTAACGGGTTTCGCATAACGAAACTTGCACTCGAAGAAGCCTACGAGCAAGCCAAGAAGCTTGACCTAAACGTCAAAGGAATACTCATCACCAACCCATCTAACCCTTTGGGTACGACAACAACCCAAACCGAACTCAACATTCTATTTGATTTCATCACCAAGAATAAGAATATACATTTAGTAAGTGACGAGATATATTCGGGCACAGTATTCAACTCTTCAGAATTCATCAGCGTCATGGAGAttctaaaaaataatcaacTCGAAAACACCGATGTTTTGAACCGAGTCCACATTGTTTGTAGCTTATCTAAAGATCTAGGCCTCCCTGGTTTTAGAGTTGGAGCCATTTACTCCAATGACAAAGATGTCATCTCTGCCGCTACAAAAATGTCAAGTTTCGGCCTTGTCTCCTCCCAGACACAATACCTACTATCCTCATTATTATCTGACAAGAAGTTCACTAAGAACTACCTTAGAGAGAACCAAAAACGGCTCAAGAACAGACAGAGAAAGCTCGTGTTGGGTCTAGAGGCCATCGGGATCAAATGTCTGAAGAGTAATGCGGGACTCTTTTGTTGGGTCGACATGAGACCTCTCCTTAGATCTAAAACGTTCGAAGCGGAAATGGATCTTTGGAAGAAGATTGTTTACGAAGTGAAGCTCAACATCTCTCCTGGTTCGTCGTGCCATTGTGAAGAACCGGGTTGGTTTAGAGTTTGTTTCGCGAACATGATTGATGAGACATTAAAGCTTGCTttaaagagattgaagatgTTGGTTGATGATGAAAACTCAAGTAGAAGATGCCAAAAGAGTAAAAGCGAAAGACTAAACGGttcgaggaagaagacgatgtCAAATGTCTCTAACTGGGTTTTCCGACTATCGTTTCACGACCGTGAGGCTGAGGAACGATAG
- a CDS encoding uncharacterized protein (unknown protein; Has 3 Blast hits to 3 proteins in 1 species: Archae - 0; Bacteria - 0; Metazoa - 0; Fungi - 0; Plants - 3; Viruses - 0; Other Eukaryotes - 0 (source: NCBI BLink).), protein MKIKKKNRRKVDLHRRENPRASQCRLCEQDAAGLEPTNTTTGAGDVGQNIRKVGTANYRKIFGR, encoded by the coding sequence atgaaaattaaaaaaaaaaacagaagaaaagtCGATCTACATCGACGAGAGAACCCAAGAGCCAGCCAATGCCGGTTATGTGAACAAGACGCTGCCGGACTAGAGCCAACCAACACCACTACTGGAGCCGGTGATGTCGGACAAAATATCCGAAAAGTCGGGACGGCTAACTACCGAAAAATATTCGGTCGATGA
- the SQE2 gene encoding squalene epoxidase 2 (squalene epoxidase 2 (SQE2); FUNCTIONS IN: squalene monooxygenase activity, electron carrier activity, oxidoreductase activity, FAD binding; INVOLVED IN: sterol biosynthetic process; LOCATED IN: integral to membrane; EXPRESSED IN: 22 plant structures; EXPRESSED DURING: 13 growth stages; CONTAINS InterPro DOMAIN/s: Squalene epoxidase (InterPro:IPR013698), Fumarate reductase/succinate dehydrogenase flavoprotein, N-terminal (InterPro:IPR003953); BEST Arabidopsis thaliana protein match is: squalene epoxidase 3 (TAIR:AT4G37760.1); Has 2838 Blast hits to 2834 proteins in 830 species: Archae - 46; Bacteria - 1617; Metazoa - 134; Fungi - 223; Plants - 197; Viruses - 0; Other Eukaryotes - 621 (source: NCBI BLink).) — MKPFVIRNLPRFQSTLRSSLLYTNHRPSSRFSLSTRRFTTGATYIRRWKATAAQTLKLSAVNSTVMMKPAKIALDQFIASLFTFLLLYILRRSSNKNKKNRGLVVSQNDTVSKNLETEVDSGTDVIIVGAGVAGSALAHTLGKEGRRVHVIERDFSEQDRIVGELLQPGGYLKLIELGLEDCVKKIDAQRVLGYVLFKDGKHTKLAYPLETFDSDVAGRSFHNGRFVQRMREKALTLSNVRLEQGTVTSLLEEHGTIKGVRYRTKEGNEFRSFAPLTIVCDGCFSNLRRSLCKPKVDVPSTFVGLVLENCELPFANHGHVVLGDPSPILMYPISSSEVRCLVDVPGQKLPPIANGEMAKYLKTRVAPQVPTKVREAFITAVEKGNIRTMPNRSMPADPIPTPGALLLGDAFNMRHPLTGGGMTVALADIVVLRDLLRPIRNLNDKEALSKYIESFYTLRKPVASTINTLADALYKVFLASSDEARTEMREACFDYLSLGGVFSSGPVALLSGLNPRPLSLVLHFFAVAIYAVCRLMLPFPSIESFWLGARIISSASSIIFPIIKAEGVRQMFFPRTIPAIYRAPP; from the exons atgaaacCATTCGTAATCAGGAACCTTCCAAGATTTCAATCAACTCTTAGATCTTCGCTTCTCTACACAAATCATCGCCCCTCTTCtcgattctctctctctactcgTCGATTCACCACCGGAGCCACCTACATTCGCCGATGGAAAGCAACGGCGGCGCAGACACTCAAACTCTCCGCCGTGAACTCCACGGTGATGATGAAACCGGCGAAGATTGCGTTGGATCAATTTATAGCTTCTCTATTTACGTTTCTGCTTCTCTACATTTTGCGTCGGAGTAGtaataagaataagaagaatCGTGGACTCGTCGTTTCCCAAAACGATACCGTATCCAAAAATCTTGAAACGGAGGTTGATTCTGGCACTGATGTGATCATCGTCGGAGCTGGTGTCGCCGGTTCCGCTCTTGCTCATACTCTCGGCAAG gaaggaagaagagtgCACGTTATAGAAAGAGATTTTTCTGAGCAAGACAGAATCGTTGGTGAATTGCTTCAACCTGGTGGTTATTTGAAGTTAATAGAACTTGGACTTGAAG ATTGtgtgaagaagattgatgCTCAACGAGTTCTTGGTTATGTTCTCTTTAAAGATGGGAAGCATACTAAACTTGCTTACCCCTTGGAAACGTTTGATTCGGATGTAGCCGGGAGAAGTTTCCATAATGGGAGATTTGTACAGAGAATGCGAGAAAAAGCCCTTACTCTTTCAAA TGTACGATTGGAACAAGGAACGGTTACGTCGTTGCTTGAAGAACACGGGACAATTAAAGGGGTTCGATACAGAACAAAAGAGGGCAATGAGTTTAGATCATTTGCTCCTCTCACAATTGTATGTGATGGTTGTTTCTCCAACTTGCGTCGCTCTCTTTGCAAACCTAAGGTGGATGTGCCATCTACTTTTGTGGGTCTTGTCTTGGAGAACTGTGAACTTCCATTTGCAAATCACGGGCACGTTGTTCTCGGTGACCCATCACCCATCTTAATGTATCCCATCAGCAGTTCTGAAGTCCGTTGCTTAGTAGATGTACCGGGTCAAAAACTTCCTCCCATTGCAAATGGTGAAATGGCAAAGTATCTGAAAACACGGGTTGCGCCTCAAGTACCAACCAAGGTCCGTGAAGCATTCATCACCGCTGTTGAGAAAGGTAATATCAGAACCATGCCAAACCGAAGCATGCCAGCTGATCCGATTCCTACTCCTGgagctcttcttcttggtgATGCATTCAACATGAGACATCCTTTAACCGGTGGTGGGATGACCGTTGCATTGGCGGATATAGTTGTACTCCGTGATCTTCTAAGGCCAATTCGCAACCTTAATGACAAAGAAGCTTTGTCTAAGTATATTGAATCCTTTTACACACTACGAAAA CCTGTAGCTTCCACCATTAATACATTGGCGGATGCGTTGTATAAGGTCTTTTTAGCATCTTCAGATGAAGCAAGAACGGAAATGCGTGAAGCTTGCTTCGACTATCTTAGCCTTGGAGGTGTTTTCTCATCTGGTCCAGTTGCATTGCTCTCTGGTTTAAACCCTCGTCCTCTGAGTTTAGTTCTCCACTTCTTTGCTGTGGCGATCTACGCTGTTTGTCGTTTAATGCTACCATTTCCTTCGATTGAGAGCTTTTGGCTTGGAGCTAGGATAATCTCG aGTGCTTCAAGCATCATCTTTCCAATAATTAAAGCAGAGGGAGTTAGACAAATGTTCTTCCCTCGTACAATCCCTGCCATATACCGTGCTCCTCCTTAA
- the GRF1 gene encoding growth-regulating factor 1 (growth-regulating factor 1 (GRF1); CONTAINS InterPro DOMAIN/s: Glutamine-Leucine-Glutamine, QLQ (InterPro:IPR014978), WRC (InterPro:IPR014977); BEST Arabidopsis thaliana protein match is: growth-regulating factor 2 (TAIR:AT4G37740.1); Has 714 Blast hits to 669 proteins in 68 species: Archae - 0; Bacteria - 24; Metazoa - 65; Fungi - 20; Plants - 548; Viruses - 4; Other Eukaryotes - 53 (source: NCBI BLink).), translated as MDLGVRVSGHETVSSPGQTELGSGFSNKQERSGFDGEDCWRSSKLSRTSTDGFSSSPASAKTLSFHQGIPLLRSTTINDPRKGQEHMLSFSSASGKSDVSPYLQYCRNSGYGLGGMMNTSNMHGNLLTGVKGPFSLTQWAELEQQALIYKYITANVPVPSSLLLSLKKSFFPYGSLPPNSFGWGSFHLGFSGGNMDPEPGRCRRTDGKKWRCSRDAVPDQKYCERHINRGRHRSRKPVEGQNGHNTNAAAAASAAAASTAAAVSKAAAGTSAVAMRGSDNNNSLAAAVGTQHHTNNQSTDSLANRVQNSRGASVFPATMNLQSKETHPKQSNNPFEFGLISSDSLLNPSHKQASYATSSKGFGSYLDFGNQAKHAGNHNNVDSWPEELKSDWTQLSMSIPMAPSSPVQDKLALSPLRLSREFDPAIHMGLGVNTEFLDPGKKTNNWIPISWGNNNSMGGPLGEVLNSTTNSPKFGSSPTGVLQKSTFGSLSNSSSASSTIIGDNNNKNGDGKDPLGPTTLMNTSATAPSL; from the exons ATGGATCTTGGAGTTCGTGTTTCTGGTCATGAAACCGTTTCTTCTCCGGGTCAAACTGAACTCGGATCTGGTTTCAGTAACAAGCAAGAAAGATCCGGTTTCGATGGTGAAGATTGCTGGAGAAGTTCAAAGCTCTCACGAACATCAACTGATGGATTCTCTTCTTCCCCTGCCTCTGCTAAAACGCTGTCGTTTCATCAAGGCATCCCTTTACTGAGATCTACCACTATTAATGATCCTCGTAAAGGACAAGAACACATGCTTAGCTTCTCTTCTGCTTCAGGCAAATCAGATGTCTCACCTTATCTTCAGTACTGTAGAAACTCAG GATATGGTTTAGGAGGAATGATGAACACAAGCAACATGCATGGAAACTTGTTGACAGGAGTAAAAGGACCTTTTTCATTGACTCAGTGGGCAGAGCTAGAGCAACAGGCGTTGATCTATAAGTATATCACAGCCAATGTCCCTGTTCCATCTAGtttacttctctctctcaagaaATCTTTTTTCCCTTATGGTTCCTTGCCTCCTAATTCTT TTGGATGGGGCTCTTTTCATCTGGGCTTTTCCGGTGGTAACATGGATCCCGAGCCAGGGAGATGTCGCCGGACAGATGGAAAGAAATGGCGGTGCTCGAGGGACGCTGTTCCCGATCAAAAGTACTGTGAACGACATATTAACAGAGGCCGCCATCGTTCAAGAAAGCCTGTGGAAGGCCAAAATGGCCACAATACTAATGCTGCCGCCGCTGCTTCTGCTGCTGCCGCTTCTACCGCTGCTGCTGTGTCCAAAGCGGCAGCGGGGACTTCAGCTGTTGCGATGCGTGGATCAGATAATAACAATAGCCTTGCCGCTGCTGTTGGAACACAACATCATACCAATAATCAATCTACAGATTCTTTGGCTAACAG AGTTCAAAATTCTCGAGGGGCTTCGGTTTTTCCTGCCACGATGAACTTACAGTCGAAGGAAACTCATCCGAAACAAAGCAATAATCCCTTTGAATTCGGACTCATCTCTTCTGATTCGTTACTTAATCCGTCGCATAAACAAGCCTCGTATGCAACCTCTTCCAAAGGCTTTGGATCGTATCTTGACTTCGGCAACCAAGCCAAGCACGCGGGGAATCACAACAATGTCGATTCTTGGCCCGAAGAGCTGAAATCGGATTGGACTCAGCTCTCAATGTCAATCCCTATGGCTCCATCTTCCCCTGTTCAAGATAAACTTGCACTCTCACCTTTAAGGTTATCGCGTGAGTTTGACCCCGCGATCCACATGGGATTAGGCGTCAACACCGAGTTTCTTGACCCCGGGAAAAAGACGAATAACTGGATACCAATCTCCTGGGGTAATAACAACTCCATGGGAGGTCCACTCGGCGAGGTACTAAACAGCACGACCAATAGTCCCAAGTTTGGTTCCTCTCCAACAGGCGTCTTGCAAAAGTCGACATTTGGTTCTCTTTCTAACAGCAGCTCGGCAAGCAGCACCATCATTGGCGATAACAACAATAAGAACGGTGATGGAAAAGATCCGCTTGGCCCGACCACGCTGATGAATACTTCTGCTACTGCTCCTTCTCtgtga